Proteins encoded within one genomic window of Streptomyces sp. NBC_00523:
- a CDS encoding DoxX family protein — MMTTHRLDRARPYTLGLFRIVIGSLFTCHGIASLFGVLGRDTLPAGTWPGWYAAVIQLVTGILVTLGLGTRTAAFLGSGSMAFAYFDVHQPAALLPMQNGGEPAALFCWTLLLLTFTGPGAFAADRAFAPRPTPQQQDHHLGVPV, encoded by the coding sequence ATGATGACCACTCACCGCCTGGACCGCGCCCGGCCCTACACGCTCGGCCTGTTCCGCATCGTCATCGGGTCGCTGTTCACCTGCCACGGCATCGCCTCGCTCTTCGGCGTGCTGGGCCGCGACACCCTCCCGGCGGGCACCTGGCCCGGCTGGTACGCGGCCGTCATCCAGCTCGTCACCGGCATCCTGGTCACCCTCGGCCTCGGCACACGCACGGCCGCCTTCCTGGGCTCCGGCTCGATGGCCTTCGCGTACTTCGACGTCCACCAGCCGGCGGCCCTGCTCCCCATGCAGAACGGCGGCGAACCCGCGGCCCTGTTCTGCTGGACGCTCCTGCTGCTGACGTTCACCGGCCCGGGCGCCTTCGCGGCGGACCGCGCGTTCGCCCCGCGCCCGACGCCCCAGCAGCAGGACCACCACCTCGGCGTCCCCGTTTGA